From the genome of Edaphobacter dinghuensis, one region includes:
- the thrC gene encoding threonine synthase: MKVATHHLRCTECGAVITGSAVNSIFRCPDCNGLYDVIYPWSPGTGSSDASNSNLPNASALRWLWQERRTSTLPLDQSGVWRFRDLFPILENFDNAVTLREGNTPLYDLPRCAKAVGLNWLAAKHQGMNPTGSFKDTGMTAALSVAADRDFEWVACASTGNTSAAMAAYAARAGLRSIVFIPEGKIAWGKLSQSMDYGALTIQLKTDFDGCVRILTELVTRFPIYLLNSVNPYRLEGQKTPAFEILEQLDWQVPDHIVVPGGNLANSSALGKGFLEMHRLGLIPRLPKISIIQAEGANPLYRWFIDSNRIMRPVTADTRATAIRIGNPASWRKAANIIDKLGGWCEQVSEQEIALAKAQIGAEGVGCEPASAVTLAGLKKLVALGKVTRDERVVLILTGHTLKDSQYTIDYHRGELLTEAENAQISASDQALHTALRKPPIVLEPDSDVVLHALESHMKIAQTV, encoded by the coding sequence ATGAAAGTCGCGACCCATCATCTTAGATGCACAGAGTGCGGAGCCGTCATCACCGGCAGCGCCGTCAACAGTATATTTCGCTGCCCGGACTGCAATGGGCTCTATGACGTCATCTACCCCTGGTCGCCCGGTACCGGTTCCTCTGACGCGAGCAACAGCAACCTGCCCAACGCGAGCGCTCTCCGCTGGCTGTGGCAGGAGCGCCGCACCTCGACCCTTCCGCTGGACCAGAGCGGTGTCTGGCGCTTCCGCGACCTCTTTCCTATTCTGGAAAATTTTGACAATGCCGTCACCCTGCGCGAGGGCAATACGCCGCTTTACGATCTCCCGCGCTGCGCCAAGGCAGTTGGGCTGAACTGGCTGGCCGCCAAGCATCAGGGCATGAATCCTACCGGTTCTTTCAAGGACACGGGCATGACCGCCGCGCTTTCGGTTGCTGCGGATCGCGACTTTGAGTGGGTCGCCTGCGCTTCGACGGGTAATACTTCTGCCGCGATGGCTGCTTATGCCGCTCGCGCCGGTCTGCGCAGCATCGTCTTCATCCCCGAAGGCAAGATCGCCTGGGGTAAGCTGTCGCAGTCGATGGACTACGGTGCGCTGACGATTCAGTTGAAGACGGACTTTGACGGCTGCGTTCGCATCCTGACCGAACTGGTGACGCGCTTTCCTATATACCTGTTGAATTCGGTCAATCCTTATCGGCTCGAAGGGCAGAAGACGCCTGCCTTTGAGATTCTGGAGCAGCTCGACTGGCAGGTGCCGGACCATATCGTCGTTCCTGGTGGCAACCTCGCTAACTCCTCTGCGCTGGGCAAGGGCTTTTTGGAGATGCACCGCCTTGGCCTGATTCCCCGCCTGCCCAAGATCAGCATCATTCAGGCGGAGGGAGCGAATCCGCTCTATCGCTGGTTTATCGACTCGAACCGCATCATGCGGCCGGTGACGGCGGACACGCGGGCGACGGCGATCCGCATCGGCAACCCGGCGTCGTGGCGCAAGGCCGCCAATATTATCGACAAGCTCGGCGGCTGGTGCGAGCAGGTTTCGGAGCAGGAGATTGCGCTGGCCAAGGCGCAGATCGGCGCGGAGGGCGTGGGTTGCGAGCCGGCCTCGGCGGTGACGCTGGCTGGGCTCAAGAAGCTTGTCGCTCTGGGCAAGGTCACCCGCGACGAGCGCGTTGTGCTCATCCTCACCGGGCACACCCTCAAGGACTCGCAGTACACCATCGACTATCACCGGGGCGAGCTGCTAACCGAGGCGGAGAATGCGCAGATCTCGGCTTCGGACCAGGCGCTGCATACCGCGCTGCGCAAGCCTCCGATCGTCCTTGAACCGGACTCCGACGTTGTGCTGCACGCGCTGGAGTCGCACATGAAGATCGCCCAGACGGTATGA